The following coding sequences lie in one Benincasa hispida cultivar B227 chromosome 6, ASM972705v1, whole genome shotgun sequence genomic window:
- the LOC120079902 gene encoding synaptotagmin-5-like, whose product MAFVLGLVLGLFVGFGLVVGFVKSENARSKRRADLAATIAAFARMTVEDSRKILPPQYYPSWVVFSQRQKLTWLNQHLTKIWPYVNEAASDLIKASVEPVLEQYRPIILSSLKFSRFTLGTVAPQFTGISIIEDGGTDGITMELEMQWDGNQSIILDIKTRLGVALPVQVKNLGFTGVFRLIFKPLVDEFPCFGAVCFSLRQKKKLDFTLKVIGGDISAIPGLYGALEGTIRDAVEDSITWPVRKVIPILPGDYSDLELKPVGILEVKLVQAKELTNKDVIGKSDPYAVLYIRPLRDRMKTSKIINNDLNPVWNEHFEFVVEDESTQHLVVKVYDDEGLQASELIGCAQIRLSELQPGKVKDVWLKLVKDLEVHRDNKNRGQVHLELLYCPFGMENGFTNPFASDFSMTSLESVLKNRANGTEATENEQAVTQKRKEVIIRGVLSVTVISAEDLPATDLVGKSDPYVVLTMKKSGMKNKTRVVNESLNPIWNQTFDFVVEDGLHDMLIVEVWDHDTFGKDYMGRCILTLTRVILEGEFKESFELDGAKSGRLNLHLKWMPQPIYRDT is encoded by the exons ATGGCGTTTGTGCTAGGTCTCGTGCTGGGTTTGTTTGTGGGGTTTGGTCTCGTCGTCGGTTTTGTGAAGTCCGAGAATGCCCGGTCGAAGCGACGGGCTGATCTTGCTGCTACAATCGCTGCTTTTGCCAGAATGACAGTGGAAGATTCTAGAAAGATCTTGCCCCCTCAGTATTATCCCTCTTGGGTTGTGTTTTCTCAGAGACAAAAG CTTACTTGGCTGAATCAGCATCTTACCAAGATTTGGCCGTATGTTAATGAG GCAGCTTCTGATCTGATAAAAGCTTCGGTAGAGCCTGTTCTTGAACAATACAGGCCTATCATATTGTCATCACTCAAGTTTTCCAGATTCACACTTGGCACAGTGGCTCCACAATTCACAG GGATTTCTATAATTGAAGATGGAGGAACTGATGGTATAACCATGGAGTTGGAAATGCAGTGGGATGGCAATCAAAGTATAATACTTGATATAAAGACTAGACTGGGTGTTGCACTACCAGTGCAG GTAAAAAACCTTGGATTCACAGGCGTTTTCAGGTTGATATTCAAGCCTTTGGTTGATGAATTTCCATGCTTTGGTgctgtttgtttttctttgcggCAAAAG AAAAAGTTGGACTTTACACTTAAAGTTATTGGTGGGGACATATCAGCAATACCTGGGCTTTATGGTGCACTTGAG GGAACAATTCGAGATGCTGTTGAAGATTCTATTACATGGCCTGTTAGGAAAGTTATCCCTATATTGCCTGGAGATTACAG TGACCTGGAATTGAAGCCTGTTGGGATACTGGAGGTGAAACTTGTGCAGGCAAAGGAATTAACAAATAAAGATGTGATTGGAAAATCAGATCCCTATGCCGTATTATATATACGCCCTCTACGTGACCGAATGAAAACCAGCAAAATAATT AACAATGACTTGAATCCAGTTTGGAATGAACACTTTGAGTTCGTTGTTGAAGATGAATCCACACAACATTTGGTTGTGAAAGTTTATGATGATGAAGGACTTCAAGCTTCTGAGCTTATAGGATGTGCTCAGATTCGGTTAAGCGAACTTCAACccggtaaggtgaaggatgtgtggtTGAAGCTGGTTAAAGATCTGGAGGTTCACAGAGATAATAAAAACAGGGGGCAG GTGCACTTGGAGCTCCTATACTGCCCTTTCGGTATGGAAAATGGCTTTACGAATCCATTTGCCTCTGATTTTTCCATGACTTCCTTGGAGAGTGTACTAAAAAATCGGGCAAATGGAACGGAAGCTACTGAAAACGAACAAGCCGTCACACAGAAGAGGAAAGAGGTTATTATTAGAGGAGTACTTTCTGTCACAGTTATATCTGCAGAAGACTTGCCTGCAACAGACCTGGTAGGAAAATCTGACCCATATGTCGTACTCACTATGAAAAAATCAGGAATGAAGAACAAAACAAGG GTTGTGAATGAGAGCTTAAATCCCATATGGAACCAAACTTTTGACTTTGTTGTTGAAGATGGATTACATGATATGCTTATTGTTGAAGTTTGGGATCATGACACATTTGGAAAG GATTATATGGGGAGATGCATTTTGACACTTACAAGAGTGATATTAGAAGGGGAATTCAAGGAATCGTTTGAACTCGACGGAGCCAAGTCGGGGCGATTAAATTTACACCTCAAATGGATGCCCCAACCAATCTACCGTGATACCTAA